The segment TACAGATAAGACATTGCTTGCTCGTAACCGCTTCATCGCTGATGCATACCAACGTTTCAGCGACGATCCTAGCGAAGCAAACCTTATTCATACAATCATCGCCAACTATATCTTAGAAGGTATTTACTTCTACTCTGGTTTTAGCTTCTTCTACACATTGGCACGCCAAGGTAAAATGACAGCTACATCCACAATCTTCAAATACATCAACCGCGACGAAGTAACTCATCTTGTATTATTCCAAAACATCATCCGCGAGTTACGTCGTGAACGCCCTGACTTGTTCACTCCTGAACTGGAAGCGAAAATCACTGACATGATTCGCCAAGGTGCAGAAAACGAAATCGCTTGGGGTCAATACATCACTGATGATAAAATCCTCGGCCTTAACAACGTTCTTATTGAACGCTACATCAAATACCTTGCCAATATCCGCTTAGAAGCAATCGGCTTACCTCATCTATACCCTGAAATCAAAGAAAACCCTATGGAATGGATTGAAAGCTTCTCCAACTTGAATAGTACAAAAACTGACTTCTTCGAAGCAAAAGTTACAAACTATACAAAAGCAGCAGCATTTGATTTCGATGATTTAGAATAATAACAAAAAAGATAAAAGAAAAAGTGATTCTCACGGTGGGAGAATCACTTTTTTCATTATAAAGGTTATTCAGTTAATAATGGTTAGCCAGCTGTATATGGGCCGAATCGACCTGCAAATAGATAGGACCCCATTTTACCAAGTTTGGCAGCAAAGATAGAAGCTACGATACCTAAAATAATCATAATCCATGCGTTATCAGCATTTACACCGTTAGCAATAGCGATGTAGGCTTGTGCACAGGAAAGAATAAAGTAGATAACTGTTAAGTAAATCTTTGCTTTAGGAATTTTAGATGTTCCTTTTTTGTAACGTAATTTACTACCAATATAACCAGAAATACCACCAATAATAACGAGAAGTGGTAAAATCATCACTACTAATGTAATGGCAGGAAATAATACATTTGCAATAGATGGAATCAACAATGCAATAACAGGTACTAAGAAAGAAGCTGCTGTTGCTGCGATTGGGAAATGTACCGCAATTGGATGTAAATGAAGATCTAGCAATTTTTCACGTTTTGGATTAATGCGACGTGGCTTGTAATCCATCCAAACGGTTGGAGGAAAACCACATGTTGGACAAGGTTGATCCCTGTACTTAGCATCCTCAATATATCCGCATACACGGCAAATTATCCATTCGGTACCTTGTTCAGGTGTTGATTTAGCTGCGGTAGAACTTGTTGCTGCCGTAGCTGCTTTTTGTTCTGCTGTCATAATGAAATCTCCTTACTTAAGAAAATCTATATATTTAAATAATGATTATTATTTAATTATATTATACCATAGTTCACTAAGTAAAAAGTAAAATTTATATACTTATCAAAAAATTAAATATACTGTAGTACTAACGTACCTATAATCAAAGATAGCGGTATTTGATTTCGATAAATTAGAATACTAAGAAAAAAGATACCCAATCCAAATCTTTGAATTGGGTATCTTTTTATCGTTTATATTTAGAAATAGTCCCCAACGCCACCCTCGTTTTTACAGTCAACACGTGGTAATACATTGTAAATTGTATCAATACATTTGTGCGCAAATAGGCCTACACTGTAGATTCGCATTCGCCCCATGAATGTATTCATAAAACGCTTGGTAAAAGCAAAAGTTTTGTGTCCACCCTGTATCAAACTACCAACTATATAGATATTAGCTTTCAATCAATTCGGTGGTCCAGTTAGCAGACTGTAATAGATTGTCTAATAAACGAACTTGTTTTGCGATGTAATCAGCTTCTTTTTGGATATCTTTGACATTGACGGTCGGGATTAATTTGATTTCAGACCCTCTCGCACGGAAATTGATACTACCTGCGCTAGACGCCAATGTCCGATAAGCACTTAGACGCAATGCAGCACTATCTTTTTCCGCAATAATTTCAGTAATAGAGCGACCTTCTACAATAGTTTTGCAATTTGTTAAATTAATATCTGCAATTAACTTTTGTAGTCTAGTTACACATTGATCTAATGTTTTTAAAAGCTCTTCAGGATTCTCATTCGGTGCTTCCCCTTCTTGCACTAAACTATTTTGAGTCAAACGAAGCTCTAAATCGCTAATTTTATAATTCAAATCAGATCGCTCTTGTAATGCTTCCGCTAGTTTCATAAACTCTCACCTCATATTTTGAAATATATGGATATTAATATACTGACTGAACTAATACAAACTATTATATTTAGTATCTAGTTTCTTATAATACTTTCCGCATCATCACATGGGGACAGCTTTCATCAAGGTATTCCTCGCCTTCTGCCTTATAGCCAAGGGATTCGTAGAATGGTTTTGCCTGTACTTGCGCTGATAAGGAGCAGGTCTTAAATCCATCGCGGCGAATGCCGTTTTCTGCGGCCATCATAATTTTAGTTCCTAAATGTTGTCCACGATATAGCTTGCGTACCGCCATGCGACCAATATGCGCATCTCCAGCTACGTCGCTGGGAAAATATCGGCACGTACCAGCTGGCTTACCATCTATGGATAAAAGTACAAACTTTGCAGTCTCATCGATTGCATCAAACTCGTCTTCAAAACCTTGTTCCTTCATAAACACATCGATACGAATTTGTTTTATTTCATCAGTAATATGATCTAAAATTTGAATCACCATATCGCCTCCACTGCTACTCATATATCGCTATTTGTGTAAAATTATTTTTGTTATCCATAGTTACTATCATTGCCTTAGTTAAGTAAGGTAATGAAAACGCCTAACGTAATGAGGTGGCTAGACCTCTAACACGTTAGGCGCATCATTTTTACCCAAATTTTAGATGAGCCTAACGCTACCGACACGTTGATTGGCTCTCTTTATAAACTCATTATACTACAATTTAGTCATGAATAGCAAAAATCATTTTTATACAAAAAGTCTTATTATATCTGCATTTCAAATAATTTATTAAGCACATTGTTTTTAAAACTTCTATGAAATTCATTTTTAGGTATTGCATAATTTTATCATTTGGGTTTATACTATACCCATAATTTTTAGAAAGGAGCAACCAAAGATGACTAACCAAATTAGCTTAGCTACAAAACAATACTTTTATTGGTTCTTTATCCAATGTACGGGTAAGGAACTATTTGTGGTACGCTAATTAAGATTTAGTCATTATTAGTTGCTTAGAATAGTAAAAGGGCTACCCGTATTAGACTACGGGTAGCCCTTTTTTGTTTGCTATCCCGTATGGTGAGCCCTACTATTCACTGTAGTTTACAAGGAGGATTTATCATGATTATCACATTGAAACAAAACGCAGCAGAAACAGAGGTATCTCGTTTACGCAGTGAATTAGAGGAAAAAGGCTTCATTATCCATCCTGTAGAAGGCGCTCGCTACAACATCTTAGGTCTTATCGGCGACACTGCATCCCTCGATGCTCGCCAAATCGAGTCCCTAGATTTCGTAGATAAAGTAACTCGTATTCAAGAACCATACAAAAAAGCAAACCGTAAATTCCATCCAGATGATTCTGTAATCAACGTAGGTGGTGCACTTATCGGTGGTGGTCACTTCGCAGTAATGGCTGGTCCTTGCTCCGTTGAAACACCTGAACAAGTATTAGAAACAGCAAAAGCTTGTAAAGCAGCTGGTGCCACAATCCTTCGCGGCGGAGCTTTCAAACCACGTACTTCTCCATACTCCTTCCAAGGTATGGGTCCAGAAGGTTTGGAATTGTTAGAGCTAGCTAAAAAAGAAACAGGTCTACCTATCGTTTCCGAAGTTATGGATATCTCTCAATTACAATACTTCGATAATGTAGATATGCTTCAAATCGGCGCTCGTAACATGCAAAACTTCACACTTTTAAAAGAAGTAGGTAAATTAAACAAACCAGTTCTTTTAAAACGTGGTTTATCTGCTACATACGAAGAATGGTTAATGGCTGCTGAATACATCATGTCCGAAGGCAATGAACAAGTTGTATTATGCGAACGTGGTATTCGCACATTCGAAACTAAAACTCGTAATACATTAGACGTAACAGCAATTCCTATGATGCATGAATTATCCCACTTGCCAATCATCATGGACCCTAGCCACGCTGCTGGTATGAGTCGTATGGTTCGCCCACTCTCCCTTGCATCCGTAGGCGGCGGTGCAGATGGCCTTATGATCGAAGTTCACAATGATCCATCCAAAGCATTATGCGACGGCCCTCAAGCATTACGTCCAGACCAATTCACTAGCCTTATGAAAGAAATTATCGCATTGCGCCAAGCATTGGTAGAATGCACTAAATAATCTTAAATAGCACACAAATAAGCTAGTATCCGTTATAATAGGTACTAGCTTATTCTTTTATGAAAGGAACTGTTATGACTCGCATTCATATTAACGCGTCCACACCGTATGACGTTGTCATCGAGGAAGGCGCTTTACAACGCATCACCGATTATATTAAGCCGTTATTAAAACCAAATTGCCGTGTTATCATCGTCAGCGACAGCAATGTGGCACCTCATTATTTGGATTCTGTGAAAGCTAATATGGAACATGCGGGTTATACTGTTTGTGATTATGTATTCCCTGCTGGTGAAAGCTCCAAAAACGCTCATCAACTCATCGATTTAGTAGAATACATGGCAGCCCAATCATTAACTCGTAAAGACTTGCTCATTGCCCTTGGGGGCGGCGTTGTAGGCGATATGGCAGGTTTTGCAGCAGCTACCTACTTACGTGGTATCGACTATGTACAGGTTCCTACATCCCTATTAGCCGCAGTAGACTCCTCTGTAGGTGGTAAAACAGCAGTCAATCTAGAAGCAGGTAAAAACTTGTGGGGTGCTTTCAAACAACCCATTCTCGTTCTCTGTGATCCAACAACGCTTAATACCTTACCAGACATGGAATGGAAAAATGGATGTGGAGAAATTATTAAATATGGTTTCCTTGATGTACCAGGTTTATTAACCCAACTCGAACATAAGCCATTAATAAAGCATCGTGATAGCGTGAGTACCGTTATCGCTCGTTGCGTTCAAGCAAAGGCGGATATCGTGGAGCAAGACGAACGTGAATCTGGTGTTCGTGCCCTCTTAAACCTCGGTCATACCTTTGGTCATGGTATTGAAAAAGCGAGCCACTTTGAAGTCCACCATGGCTATGCTGTAGCCATCGGTATGGTCCTCATGGCACAAGGTGCTGTAAAACATGGAGAATTAGATGTAGAAGCATTAGAAAAATTAAAAGCCCTCATCGAAACACACGATTTGCCAACTACTACGACCATAACAAAAGAAGAAATTCTTGCAGCTGCTAAGCACGATAAAAAAAGTGAAGGATCAACTATAAAAATCGTAGTTCCTACAAGCTACGGCCATAGCGAACTCAAGGTTGTCACCCACGAGGAGTTAGCAACCTATCTTGATTAAGATAACTTATCTATTACGATTAAGTTATCTAAGGTTTCTAGCACCTACA is part of the Veillonella nakazawae genome and harbors:
- a CDS encoding ribonucleotide-diphosphate reductase subunit beta yields the protein MDKKLIFNEHGERGTQSMIGGNTTNLREWNRIKYDWANQMYRTMLNNFWIPEEISLNEDVKQFPYLTDYERRAFDKIIAFLNFLDSIQSENLPNLSRYITASEVASLLNIQAFQEEIHAQSYSYILDTVTNPITRDKIYDEWRTDKTLLARNRFIADAYQRFSDDPSEANLIHTIIANYILEGIYFYSGFSFFYTLARQGKMTATSTIFKYINRDEVTHLVLFQNIIRELRRERPDLFTPELEAKITDMIRQGAENEIAWGQYITDDKILGLNNVLIERYIKYLANIRLEAIGLPHLYPEIKENPMEWIESFSNLNSTKTDFFEAKVTNYTKAAAFDFDDLE
- a CDS encoding DIP1984 family protein; translation: MKLAEALQERSDLNYKISDLELRLTQNSLVQEGEAPNENPEELLKTLDQCVTRLQKLIADINLTNCKTIVEGRSITEIIAEKDSAALRLSAYRTLASSAGSINFRARGSEIKLIPTVNVKDIQKEADYIAKQVRLLDNLLQSANWTTELIES
- a CDS encoding GNAT family N-acetyltransferase, translating into MVIQILDHITDEIKQIRIDVFMKEQGFEDEFDAIDETAKFVLLSIDGKPAGTCRYFPSDVAGDAHIGRMAVRKLYRGQHLGTKIMMAAENGIRRDGFKTCSLSAQVQAKPFYESLGYKAEGEEYLDESCPHVMMRKVL
- the aroF gene encoding 3-deoxy-7-phosphoheptulonate synthase: MIITLKQNAAETEVSRLRSELEEKGFIIHPVEGARYNILGLIGDTASLDARQIESLDFVDKVTRIQEPYKKANRKFHPDDSVINVGGALIGGGHFAVMAGPCSVETPEQVLETAKACKAAGATILRGGAFKPRTSPYSFQGMGPEGLELLELAKKETGLPIVSEVMDISQLQYFDNVDMLQIGARNMQNFTLLKEVGKLNKPVLLKRGLSATYEEWLMAAEYIMSEGNEQVVLCERGIRTFETKTRNTLDVTAIPMMHELSHLPIIMDPSHAAGMSRMVRPLSLASVGGGADGLMIEVHNDPSKALCDGPQALRPDQFTSLMKEIIALRQALVECTK
- the aroB gene encoding 3-dehydroquinate synthase, with translation MTRIHINASTPYDVVIEEGALQRITDYIKPLLKPNCRVIIVSDSNVAPHYLDSVKANMEHAGYTVCDYVFPAGESSKNAHQLIDLVEYMAAQSLTRKDLLIALGGGVVGDMAGFAAATYLRGIDYVQVPTSLLAAVDSSVGGKTAVNLEAGKNLWGAFKQPILVLCDPTTLNTLPDMEWKNGCGEIIKYGFLDVPGLLTQLEHKPLIKHRDSVSTVIARCVQAKADIVEQDERESGVRALLNLGHTFGHGIEKASHFEVHHGYAVAIGMVLMAQGAVKHGELDVEALEKLKALIETHDLPTTTTITKEEILAAAKHDKKSEGSTIKIVVPTSYGHSELKVVTHEELATYLD